CAAGCGTTGGCCAAGTTTGTCGTTGAAAAAGGTGCCGATGTCGGCCTGGCCTTTGACGGCGACGGTGATCGCTGCATTGCCGTTGATGAAGAAGGTAACATTGTCGATGGCGATAAGATCATGTTCATTCTAGGCAGCTATATGAAGTCACAAGGCCGCCTGAAACAAGATACGGTTGTGACCACAGTGATGAGCAACCTCGGCTTGTATAAGGCGCTTGAAGCCAATGGTATGAAGTCTGTTCAGACCGCGGTTGGTGACCGCCATGTCGTGGAAGCCATGCGTAAAGACGGTTACAACATCGGTGGCGAACAATCCGGCCACATCATTTTGTTTGATTATCACAACACCGGCGATGGCATGTTGACCGGCATCCACTTGCTAAACGTCATGAAGAAGACAGGCAAGAAACTATCCGAGCTGGCAGCCCCGGTTCAGGATTACCCACAGAAACTGGTTAACGTCAAAGTTGCCGACAAGGATAATTGGCAAGCCTATCCGGAAATTCAAGAAGCTATCGATACCGTTGAAAAAGAAATGGCTGGCGATGGCCGCGTGCTCGTGCGTCCTTCCGGTACGGAACCACTGCTGCGGGTGATGGCAGAAGCCAAAACCAAAGACTTGGTATCGCGTTATGTCGATCAGATTGTCGCAGTCGTTAAGCGCGAGATGGGCAGTCCAAAAGATTAAGATTCATATAAACTACATGAGGGTTTAACCAAAAAAGCTACTGAGGAAAAATCTCGGTGGCTTTTTTGTTGCGGTGTTTATGGTAAATCTAAAGCGATCAAACCTTGAATTTTCAAGGTTGATCACGTTTTCGGAGGAATGGATATAGACCAATAATCTTGCGAAAAGTATACCATTGAAAATTTAGTATTGACATACTGCCGCTTAAAACATATAGTTAGCTTTGTTTTTAGCGATACCAATAAAAAAATCTGTCTAAACCAATTTGTAGACATTAGGAAAAGGATGTTGACTATGTGTGGAATCGTTGGTGTTATCGGTAAGAAAAATGCAACCCAAATCTTACTTAAAGGGCTCGAGAAGCTGGAATATCGGGGGTATGATTCAGCTGGCATTTATGTAAACGATCAAGCCGGTCATGACCATCTGATCAAGCGGGTTGGCCATATTTCTAATTTGGAAAAAGCAGTGACACCGGATGTTCAGGGCGTCATGGGGATTGGTCATACACGCTGGGCAACAAACGGTGGGCCGACCGAAGCCAATGCACATCCGCAGGTTTCTAATGACGAACGCTTCTATCTGGTGCATAACGGGGTTGTGACCAACGCCAATGACCTGAAGCAGCAATACCTTCAAGACATCGAACTGCATAGTGATACAGATACTGAAGTTGTGGTACAGCTGATTGCCTTGTTTGCCCGTCAAGGCCTGTCTGCCAAAGAGGCGTTGCGCAAGACGCTGAAGTTGATTCAAGGCTCATACGCTTTTTCAATGGTTGATCGACTGGATCCAACCGTATTGTATGTGGCTAAGAACAAGAGCCCGCTTTTGATCGGTCGGGGCAAGGGCTTCAACGTTGTGGCTTCCGATGCGTTGGCTATGCTGAGCGAAACCGACCAATTTGTTGAACTCAAGGATCAGGAAATTGTGACGCTGACGGCCGATGCCATTCACATCGAAACACTTGATGGCAAAGTCGAAGAACGTAAGCCGTTTACGGTTAAAGTCGATGACGGTGAAGTTTCTAAAGGCACGTACCCATTCTTCATGCTCAAGGAAATTGACGAGCAGCCAATTGTGATGCGCCGTTTGGTTGAAAAATATACCGATGATCAACATCATGTGGTGATTCCGGAAGACCTGATGAAGGCCTTACAGCAAGCCGATCGTTTGTATATTGTTGCAGCCGGCACAAGTTATCATGCCGGGTTGGTTGGTGCTCCGTTGTTCGAACAACTGGCAGGCATTCCATCTGAGGTTCATGTCGCTTCAGAGTTTGCATATCATCAGCCGCTATTGTCCAAGCATCCGCTGTTTATTTTCCTAACGCAAAGCGGCGAGACAGCTGATATTCGTCAGGTGTTGGTTGAAGTTAAAAAGCAAGGTTATCAGACGCTCACCATTACCAATGTCGGCAGTTCAACGCTTGCTCGTGAAGCAACATTTACCTTGTTGCTGCATGGTGGTCCGGAAATTGCGGTTGCCTCGACCAAGGCTTACACCGCCCAAATTGCCGTTGAAGCATTGGTTGCCAAGGCCGTTGGGGAAGCTAAGGGTCTGCAAGCAGCTAAGGACTTTGACGTCATTCACCAATTGGGTTTGGCAGCAACCGGCCAGCAAGCCTTGATTGATCAAAAAGATCGCATCCACGAACTGGCGACAGATATGTTCAAAACCACACGCAACGCCTTTTATATCGGGCGAGGCGGCGACTATTACGCCAGCCTGGAAGCAGCGTTGAAGCTCAAGGAAATCAGCTACGTGCAGGCAGAAGGTTTTGCTGCTGGTGAGTTGAAACATGGCACCATTGCGTTGATCGAAAAGGATACGCCGGTTGTCGCCATCATTTCCGATCCGGTGACAGCTGCCCGCACACGCAGTAATGCCGATGAAGTTCAGGCCCGAGGTGCTAAAGTCTTGCACATTGCGATGGCCAGTCAGGCACAAAAGGGTGACCAGATTATTGTGGACGACATCGATCCACTGCTGGCACCACTTGTTACCATCATTCCGGCGCAATTGCTGGCATACTTCACAAGTGCCGATCGCGGCTATGACGTTGATCGTCCGCGTAACTTGGCAAAGTCTGTTACGGTCGAATAAGACGCGTATTGATGGAAAAGTAAATGTTAATCTTAAAACGGTGATATTGCCCACTAAAAAGCCTGTTTGCTAGCATTTTAGCAAACAGGCTTTTTGTCTCATCAGAATCTTTACGTTAAGAAGAAATGGGCAGCAATTATTTTAAGTAATCCTCGCTCAACTGCATAAACTGTTGCGCATCCTTGGCGGCTAGGTCGATGCCTTGCTGCCAAAATGCCGGTTGCGTCAGATCAACACCGAGATGCTTTTTGGCCAGTTCCTCTGTCGGCATGTTGGCCGTGTCCCGCAGCAGTGCGATGTAATCATCTTCAAAGTTTGCGGTTTGTTGCGCCTTGGCGTAAATGCCGCTAGAGAACAGGTAGCCAAACGTATACGGGAAGTTGTAGAACGGCGGATTGTCAAAATAGAAGTGTAGTTTGTCCGCCCAGTACATTGGGTCAAATGAACTCAAACCGCCAGCATAGGCTTTTTGCTGGGCCTCGGTCATCAGTTCCTTTAGGCGCGGCACGCTGACAATGCCGTGTTCCCGTTCTTGATAGAAGCTGTCTTCAAACAGGAAGCGGGCGTGGATGTTCAACAGCATGGCTATTGGATTGGTCATTTTGGCATCAAGTAGGTTAAGCTTTTCTGCGGGATCGCTGGCGGCTTTGACAGTCGCATCGGCCACGATTAATTCAGCAAACGTCGAAGCAGTTTCGGCAACGTTCATGGCATAATCTTGACGCAGAACCGGCATGTCTTTCAAAATATCACTGTGGAAGGCGTGGCCTAGTTCGTGGGCGATGGTTGAAACGCCAGATGCCGAGCCGTCAAAAGTCATGAAAATTCGGCTTTCTTTAACATCCGGCACACTGGTCATATAGCCACCGGCGCGTTTGCCTGGCCGATCTTCGGCTTCAATCCAGCCGTTTTCGAAGGCGTGTTTGGCGAAAGCGGACATTTTTGGTGAGAACTTGGCAAAATTGCTGACAATGAATTCGGCTGCTTCGTCAAAGGTGTATGTTTTTGGCTTAAAATCGCCAACGATAACCGGCGCCCACTGATCATACCAAGTCATGGTTGGCTGGCCGGCTAGTTGGGCCTTGCGGGTGAGGTAGGCGGCAAATGGTGCCTTATTCGCGCTGATGGTGTGCCACATTTGATCCAATGTGGCCCGTTGCATGCGGTTGTATTGAAGCGGTTTGTAAAGATAATCCGGATAATGATGCAAGCGGTAATCAGTTAACCGAAATCCGGCAATATGATTGAGCGTTTCAGCAAATAAACTAGCATGATCATCCCAGACGTGTTCCCAAACGTTGAAAACATCCCGACGCACTTTAGAATCAGGCGCGCCTTCAAACTTGTTCTGCGTCTGGCCGGCACTCAGTTCGGTTGTTTTCCCGTTTTCAACAACCGGAAACTTAAGACTGCCGCTTAAAGTGGTGTAATGGTCACTCCAGCCGGTGTACCCATCAACTGCTAGGTCATTGATCATGGTTTCAGTTTGGTCATCAAGCAGGTCCTTGGCTTGGTCACGCATTTCAGCGAGCCCGAAGCGACTTTCCGCTAAAGTACCGGTTGCCGTCAGTTGATCGAACGCGGCTTGTGGCATGGCAGCTAGTTTTTTAGCCAGCGGATTATTAATGTTTTGAAAACGCGTCTCAAGCGTGGTGAGCCGACCTTGCAATGGGCCGGTTTTTAAATTGGCCGTATCGGCGCTGGCAATCATTTCAACAAAGCTACCAGTGGTGCCTAGGCCTTTGCTAATATCTTCAAACAGTTGCCAAAAAGTTTTGAAATCGGTAAACTCAGGAGCGTCATCGCTAGGCGACCAAGCAGCCACCTGGGTTTCCAGTTGCGGCAGTTCGTCGGCTACCTGTTGGATTCGGGCGGCAAGTTGTAGTGAGTCGATGCCACCGGGGAAGATTGAATCGAGATTCCAGTTAATCGGGTAAGACATATCAGCACTTCCTTTCGAAATACGTTCATTATACAGTAGATGAGAAAATTATGAGTGAAAGTGGGTCAAATTTGTGCATTCTTTTAAACGTCATTGGGGACTTTGGTTGACGGCTATTCTTTTATTTATTTTATTTGTGAGTTCTAGCATGACGTACAAAGAACAGACAACCGTGCCGCTCATGGAACGGCTGTTGCAAAGTGAACCGTTTAAACCATTTTTGAGCACGATTCATTTTGATTATGCCGGTGAAACGCAATCGGTAGCAAAGGTAGGCTACTTTAAATTTGTCGAGTTCTTTATTCGCAAAGGCGCGCACGTCACGATCTTTTTCCTTTTGGGGCTAGGCTTAACCCAAGGAACATTTATGTATCAAAAGAATCGGTGGCTTCACTGGCCACTGGTAACGTTGAGCTGTACCGGGATTGCCGCGTTTGATGAATTCCACCAGATGTTGACAGGCGGCCGGACGCCGTTATTTCAGGATGTGATGCTGGATACGGCTGCAGCAGCCATTGCCGTGACGGTGATGTGGGGATGGCTGTGGTGGCGGAAGCGACGTTGAATAACGGTTCATTCTTTGCTATAATTTTAACGATCCGTATGCATCTATACTTATGAAAAGAGGGTTTATCATGTCAGGACATTCCAAATGGCATAACATCCAAGGCCGTAAGAACGCTCAGGATGCTAAGCGTGGTAAGATTTTCCAGAAATTATCACGTGAATTATACATGGCAGCAAAGCAAGGTGGTCCTGACCCCAGTGGTAACCCATCCCTCCGTTTGGTCATGGACAAAGCCAAAGCTGCCAACATGCCTAAAGACAACATCAAACGGGCGTTAGATAAAGCGAGCGATCGCGATGCAGCTAATTATGATGAAGTGACTTATGAAGGCTATGGTCCGGGTGGCGTTGCGATTTTAGTTGAAGCGTTGACCGATAACCGCAACCGGACGTCCAGTTCTGTGCGGGTTGCAATTACCCGTCATGGTGGCAATATGGCGGCAGCTGGTGCGGTTTCTTATATGTTCGATCGCAAAGGCTATCTGGTTATTTCCCGCGAAGATTTTGACGTTGACGAAGACCAGATGCTGGAAGATGCGCTTGAAGCCGGTGCTGAAGACATGCAGACGTCGGATGAAGCCTATGAAATTTATACCGACCCTAAAGAATTCGCCCAGGTTCGCGATGCGTTAGAAGAAAAAGGTTATAAATT
Above is a window of Lacticaseibacillus casei DSM 20011 = JCM 1134 = ATCC 393 DNA encoding:
- a CDS encoding YebC/PmpR family DNA-binding transcriptional regulator; translation: MSGHSKWHNIQGRKNAQDAKRGKIFQKLSRELYMAAKQGGPDPSGNPSLRLVMDKAKAANMPKDNIKRALDKASDRDAANYDEVTYEGYGPGGVAILVEALTDNRNRTSSSVRVAITRHGGNMAAAGAVSYMFDRKGYLVISREDFDVDEDQMLEDALEAGAEDMQTSDEAYEIYTDPKEFAQVRDALEEKGYKFVQNELTMVPQNLTPIPKDKVEQFQAMIDQLEDDDDVQEVYTAGDWPDD
- the glmM gene encoding phosphoglucosamine mutase; the protein is MTKYFGTDGVRGIANKELSPEMAFRLGRTGGYVLTQHKEDASHRPLVLVARDTRISGQMLADALIAGLLSVGIEVLDLGVITTPAVAYLIKIQGADAGIQISASHNPVADNGIKFFGADGYKLSDETEEEIEALLDAPEDNLPRPAAEGLGTVDDYPEGALKYTQFLEQTLSDDLSGIHVCLDGANGATSGLVSRIFADLDTDFDTMATSPDGLNINADVGSTHPQALAKFVVEKGADVGLAFDGDGDRCIAVDEEGNIVDGDKIMFILGSYMKSQGRLKQDTVVTTVMSNLGLYKALEANGMKSVQTAVGDRHVVEAMRKDGYNIGGEQSGHIILFDYHNTGDGMLTGIHLLNVMKKTGKKLSELAAPVQDYPQKLVNVKVADKDNWQAYPEIQEAIDTVEKEMAGDGRVLVRPSGTEPLLRVMAEAKTKDLVSRYVDQIVAVVKREMGSPKD
- the glmS gene encoding glutamine--fructose-6-phosphate transaminase (isomerizing), which codes for MCGIVGVIGKKNATQILLKGLEKLEYRGYDSAGIYVNDQAGHDHLIKRVGHISNLEKAVTPDVQGVMGIGHTRWATNGGPTEANAHPQVSNDERFYLVHNGVVTNANDLKQQYLQDIELHSDTDTEVVVQLIALFARQGLSAKEALRKTLKLIQGSYAFSMVDRLDPTVLYVAKNKSPLLIGRGKGFNVVASDALAMLSETDQFVELKDQEIVTLTADAIHIETLDGKVEERKPFTVKVDDGEVSKGTYPFFMLKEIDEQPIVMRRLVEKYTDDQHHVVIPEDLMKALQQADRLYIVAAGTSYHAGLVGAPLFEQLAGIPSEVHVASEFAYHQPLLSKHPLFIFLTQSGETADIRQVLVEVKKQGYQTLTITNVGSSTLAREATFTLLLHGGPEIAVASTKAYTAQIAVEALVAKAVGEAKGLQAAKDFDVIHQLGLAATGQQALIDQKDRIHELATDMFKTTRNAFYIGRGGDYYASLEAALKLKEISYVQAEGFAAGELKHGTIALIEKDTPVVAIISDPVTAARTRSNADEVQARGAKVLHIAMASQAQKGDQIIVDDIDPLLAPLVTIIPAQLLAYFTSADRGYDVDRPRNLAKSVTVE
- a CDS encoding M3 family oligoendopeptidase — its product is MSYPINWNLDSIFPGGIDSLQLAARIQQVADELPQLETQVAAWSPSDDAPEFTDFKTFWQLFEDISKGLGTTGSFVEMIASADTANLKTGPLQGRLTTLETRFQNINNPLAKKLAAMPQAAFDQLTATGTLAESRFGLAEMRDQAKDLLDDQTETMINDLAVDGYTGWSDHYTTLSGSLKFPVVENGKTTELSAGQTQNKFEGAPDSKVRRDVFNVWEHVWDDHASLFAETLNHIAGFRLTDYRLHHYPDYLYKPLQYNRMQRATLDQMWHTISANKAPFAAYLTRKAQLAGQPTMTWYDQWAPVIVGDFKPKTYTFDEAAEFIVSNFAKFSPKMSAFAKHAFENGWIEAEDRPGKRAGGYMTSVPDVKESRIFMTFDGSASGVSTIAHELGHAFHSDILKDMPVLRQDYAMNVAETASTFAELIVADATVKAASDPAEKLNLLDAKMTNPIAMLLNIHARFLFEDSFYQEREHGIVSVPRLKELMTEAQQKAYAGGLSSFDPMYWADKLHFYFDNPPFYNFPYTFGYLFSSGIYAKAQQTANFEDDYIALLRDTANMPTEELAKKHLGVDLTQPAFWQQGIDLAAKDAQQFMQLSEDYLK
- a CDS encoding VanZ family protein; translated protein: MHSFKRHWGLWLTAILLFILFVSSSMTYKEQTTVPLMERLLQSEPFKPFLSTIHFDYAGETQSVAKVGYFKFVEFFIRKGAHVTIFFLLGLGLTQGTFMYQKNRWLHWPLVTLSCTGIAAFDEFHQMLTGGRTPLFQDVMLDTAAAAIAVTVMWGWLWWRKRR